The nucleotide sequence AATTTCTTGTTTCCTTCCTGATCTTGCCATGACCTTGTTTGCATTCTTCCTTCAATTAAAGCCAATGAACCCTTTTTAAGGTATTGAGAAGCTATTTCGGCTAGCTTTCCAAAAAGTACAATGTTATGAAATTCGGTTTGATCTTGTCTCTGGCCAGCTTTGTCATTGAAATATCTATTAGTTGCCATTCCGAAAGATGATACTTGTTGGCCACTTGGAAGAGCCTTTGTTTCCGGATCTCTAGTTAACCGACCGACTATAATGACTTTGTTGAAATTCATAAATTAATCGTTAAGGATTTCCTCTATTTTTTTATCTATTTCTTTAATATTAACTTTTTTAACTGGAGCCTCTTCATTTTTAACTACGACCTCTTCTGTCTTGTATTCTTCTGATCTTTTCTTCCGCTCTCTTTCATTCTTTTTCTTAGCAAGGAAGATATGTCTCATTACAGCCTTTTCCTC is from Candidatus Nealsonbacteria bacterium and encodes:
- a CDS encoding single-stranded DNA-binding protein, with protein sequence MNFNKVIIVGRLTRDPETKALPSGQQVSSFGMATNRYFNDKAGQRQDQTEFHNIVLFGKLAEIASQYLKKGSLALIEGRMQTRSWQDQEGNKKFKTEIVGESIQMGPKGNEYPQQEKGNPSEKMPVIQEDEGEIDIKDIPF